In one window of Shewanella goraebulensis DNA:
- a CDS encoding type I secretion system permease/ATPase, with translation MSVTDSSHADIAQHEALVNILVLAKAHFGLSISTEQVQQALPVQKDIAFQLTTAMAKISLDAASQKIDSQHLALPALLTDANQQVFLITQKQAAGFTLLNAAGEQSTISPKQLSQQFPQKNSLCWYLKPLEQLDERGTEHHKETKRHWLLAAFDEVKPFYGSFLIGSLAINLLALVTPLFTMNVYDRVVPNQAIDTLWVLASGASIAIVFDWLLRQARTRLADVAGKQVDIKLSSTLFEKVVGMRLENRPASSGAFAKQLQEFDSIRDFITSVTLVTAVDLPFTLLFLLLIAWLGGVMVFVPLTCMVVLILLSVFMQKRLSVTIEESSKLSTQRQAHLVESLNMLAEIKQNNGQAKASRIWHETVSSLADWQNESRISSNTLSHSVMNCQQLVSIGLIITGVYQIHQGNLSMGGLIAIVMLSGRASSAINQIAMLLLKYQQTRSAITSVESILSLPQENQQQSMSVSQFPFNGSLHLRHASFSYPEQPLTAFNDISLDIKAGEKVGFYGPAGAGKSTLLALIAGQYQLNEGQLFYNQLEAQQWSVNRLRDHIGYMSQQPCLAYGTVLDNLLYGLQHVDEALLAKTMMNTGIDKLMDRLGSGLNSQVGEFGRQLSGGQRQAIALCRTLLRQPKLLILDEPTSAMDERSETQIISSLKMNTADCTLLISSHNPKVLSLCDRIIVMDKGAIIGEKSASEFIEPSKRRIKAVNVRQHTSNEVKS, from the coding sequence ATGTCAGTTACAGATAGCAGTCATGCCGATATAGCTCAACATGAAGCCTTAGTTAATATTCTAGTATTAGCCAAAGCTCACTTTGGCTTAAGCATTAGCACTGAACAAGTGCAGCAGGCACTGCCCGTACAAAAGGACATCGCCTTCCAACTCACCACGGCGATGGCCAAAATAAGCTTGGACGCTGCTTCGCAAAAAATTGATAGCCAGCATTTAGCGCTACCTGCACTCCTGACCGATGCTAATCAACAGGTTTTTCTCATTACCCAAAAACAAGCTGCAGGTTTTACCTTACTCAATGCTGCTGGTGAACAATCAACAATCTCACCCAAACAATTAAGCCAACAGTTTCCTCAAAAAAACAGCCTGTGTTGGTATCTCAAGCCACTCGAACAACTCGACGAGCGAGGTACTGAGCACCACAAAGAGACCAAAAGACATTGGCTTTTAGCCGCATTTGATGAAGTAAAACCGTTTTACGGCAGCTTTCTGATTGGTTCTCTGGCCATTAATTTACTCGCCTTAGTCACACCATTATTTACCATGAATGTGTATGACCGCGTTGTGCCCAACCAAGCCATTGATACCTTATGGGTCCTCGCTAGCGGTGCATCTATTGCGATTGTTTTTGACTGGTTACTGCGCCAAGCTCGTACCCGTCTTGCTGACGTCGCTGGCAAGCAAGTTGATATTAAACTTTCAAGCACATTATTTGAAAAAGTCGTCGGAATGCGGCTTGAAAACCGCCCTGCATCATCAGGGGCTTTCGCTAAACAATTACAAGAATTTGATAGCATTCGTGACTTCATCACATCAGTTACCCTTGTCACGGCAGTGGATTTACCTTTTACCCTATTATTTTTACTCTTAATTGCATGGTTAGGTGGCGTCATGGTGTTTGTGCCATTAACCTGCATGGTCGTACTCATTTTACTGAGTGTTTTTATGCAAAAGCGCTTATCAGTGACCATAGAAGAATCATCAAAACTGTCTACTCAGCGCCAAGCACATCTAGTCGAAAGCCTAAATATGCTAGCCGAAATTAAACAAAATAACGGTCAAGCTAAAGCCTCACGTATTTGGCATGAAACCGTCAGTAGTCTTGCAGATTGGCAAAATGAGTCCCGTATTAGCTCAAATACCCTAAGCCATAGTGTGATGAATTGTCAGCAGCTAGTGTCCATTGGCCTAATTATTACTGGCGTTTATCAAATTCATCAGGGTAACTTGAGTATGGGCGGGCTTATCGCCATCGTCATGCTCAGCGGACGCGCCTCAAGTGCTATCAACCAAATAGCCATGCTATTACTAAAATACCAACAGACTCGCTCAGCAATTACTTCGGTTGAATCTATCTTGTCTTTACCCCAAGAAAACCAGCAGCAATCGATGAGTGTGTCGCAATTTCCATTTAATGGCAGCCTACATCTACGACACGCAAGTTTCAGTTACCCAGAGCAGCCACTAACTGCATTTAATGACATATCCCTTGATATTAAAGCAGGAGAAAAAGTCGGTTTTTATGGCCCTGCAGGTGCGGGAAAATCAACATTACTGGCACTCATTGCAGGGCAGTATCAATTAAATGAAGGTCAACTTTTTTACAATCAACTCGAAGCGCAACAATGGTCAGTTAATCGACTTCGTGACCATATCGGTTATATGAGTCAGCAACCCTGTTTAGCTTATGGCACCGTCCTAGACAACTTACTTTACGGACTCCAGCACGTGGATGAAGCATTACTGGCTAAAACCATGATGAATACGGGTATCGATAAGTTAATGGATAGACTCGGCAGTGGTTTAAACAGCCAAGTGGGTGAATTTGGCCGCCAATTATCGGGCGGACAACGTCAAGCTATTGCCCTTTGCCGTACTTTACTCAGACAACCAAAACTACTGATATTAGATGAACCAACAAGCGCCATGGATGAGCGCAGTGAAACACAAATTATCAGTAGCCTGAAAATGAATACCGCTGATTGCACCCTGTTAATCTCATCCCATAACCCCAAAGTATTGAGTCTTTGTGATCGCATCATAGTGATGGATAAAGGGGCGATAATCGGCGAGAAATCTGCCAGTGAATTTATTGAGCCCAGTAAGCGCCGAATTAAAGCGGTCAATGTGCGCCAGCACACAAGCAATGAGGTGAAATCATGA